A genomic region of Pseudomonas migulae contains the following coding sequences:
- a CDS encoding nuclear transport factor 2 family protein, translating into MNTQKNVQVVKDFFTAMGRSDRRDLLALASENIEWIIPGEDWPLAGTHRGHAGLADLLQKASEKMETSVMEFHEYVAQGDRVLVVGFARGRIKATNKTWEDDWVFAITVRNGKLTNIREYIDTQALARACEIDAGSGP; encoded by the coding sequence ATGAACACACAAAAGAATGTCCAGGTTGTTAAGGACTTCTTTACAGCAATGGGCCGCAGCGATAGGCGAGATCTACTGGCACTGGCTTCCGAAAATATCGAATGGATCATTCCGGGCGAGGACTGGCCGCTGGCTGGCACGCATCGCGGTCACGCGGGACTGGCAGATCTGCTTCAGAAGGCTTCCGAAAAGATGGAAACATCAGTCATGGAGTTCCACGAATACGTGGCGCAGGGTGACCGGGTTCTGGTCGTTGGCTTCGCCAGGGGGAGAATCAAAGCCACGAATAAAACGTGGGAGGACGATTGGGTCTTCGCCATTACCGTTCGAAATGGAAAACTGACGAACATCCGGGAGTATATCGATACACAAGCACTGGCACGGGCCTGCGAGATAGACGCGGGCTCCGGTCCCTGA
- a CDS encoding NADPH-dependent F420 reductase — MSTISIIGSGGMAAAIAGRTAKTGYTVEVVSRDPAKAQALADKLAAGAITGTYGAAPAGDIVILAVPYNGAASVVADYGDALDGKVIIDITNTASPDLTGLVSPAGSSGAQEIARIVPASAHVVKAFNTLFGHVLAKGGPLDAFIAADNPEAKARVSTFIESLGLRPLDVGGLHMAQTLEALGLMMIGLAKNGAGTWDIALNVDIG; from the coding sequence ATGAGCACTATCAGCATCATCGGATCAGGAGGCATGGCCGCGGCGATCGCCGGTCGGACCGCCAAAACTGGATACACCGTTGAGGTGGTCAGCCGCGACCCCGCCAAGGCGCAGGCGCTGGCCGACAAGCTCGCAGCCGGAGCGATCACAGGAACCTACGGGGCCGCGCCCGCCGGCGACATCGTCATCCTCGCCGTGCCGTACAACGGTGCGGCGTCGGTGGTGGCCGATTACGGGGACGCGCTCGACGGCAAAGTGATCATCGACATTACCAACACGGCCTCTCCGGACCTCACGGGCCTCGTCTCTCCCGCCGGCAGTTCTGGTGCGCAGGAGATCGCCAGGATCGTCCCCGCCAGCGCACATGTCGTGAAGGCATTCAACACCCTCTTCGGCCACGTCCTTGCCAAGGGCGGCCCCCTCGACGCGTTCATCGCCGCCGACAATCCGGAGGCCAAGGCACGCGTCTCGACGTTCATCGAAAGTCTCGGGCTGCGTCCGTTGGATGTCGGTGGGCTGCACATGGCCCAGACGCTTGAGGCGCTCGGCCTGATGATGATCGGCCTTGCAAAAAATGGCGCGGGCACTTGGGACATCGCCTTGAACGTCGATATTGGCTGA
- a CDS encoding TetR/AcrR family transcriptional regulator, whose translation MAQMGRPRTFDRGVAITQAMHLFWEHGYDATSLSQLKANIGGGITAPSFYAAFGSKQALFNEVMERYLNTHGRVTDSLFDTTLSPRESIELTLRRSAKMQCEPDHPAGCLVALGLLSACTDESKAISQPLADARSLNRARMVECVERAIASGELPTTVVPEALATVFDSFLLGISVLARDGVPLKRIDDAVTQIMTLWDASCIGRLAISLGGPKGTA comes from the coding sequence ATGGCACAGATGGGACGTCCACGCACCTTTGACCGTGGCGTGGCGATTACTCAGGCGATGCATTTGTTCTGGGAGCACGGCTATGACGCAACATCACTCAGCCAGCTCAAGGCAAATATCGGCGGGGGCATCACCGCACCCAGCTTCTACGCTGCATTCGGCTCAAAGCAGGCGCTGTTCAATGAGGTGATGGAACGTTATCTGAACACCCACGGCAGGGTGACCGATAGCCTGTTTGACACCACGCTCTCCCCAAGAGAGTCGATCGAACTCACGCTGCGGCGCTCCGCGAAAATGCAGTGTGAGCCCGACCACCCCGCAGGGTGCTTGGTGGCGCTGGGTCTGTTGAGTGCCTGCACGGATGAGAGCAAAGCCATCTCGCAGCCGCTGGCTGACGCCAGATCCTTGAACCGTGCCAGGATGGTGGAGTGTGTCGAACGCGCTATCGCATCCGGGGAGCTGCCAACCACGGTCGTGCCAGAGGCATTGGCCACGGTGTTTGACAGCTTTCTGTTGGGGATTTCGGTACTGGCCCGAGACGGTGTGCCCCTCAAACGGATAGATGACGCGGTGACGCAAATCATGACGTTATGGGATGCGTCGTGTATCGGTCGTCTGGCTATTAGTTTGGGCGGTCCGAAAGGGACAGCTTGA
- a CDS encoding ester cyclase translates to MMLNNKEIVRELYAAGEGSGKDIAKFVSFFSEEGYMCDIPTGLKLRGQAIGDAIDAFASAFPDVHRELFNIYVAENVVVVELAIRGTHKGELTLASGTVAPTGKAIDVPCCDVFHLERGKVISFNCYNAASVMQQQLGLASLHGRPV, encoded by the coding sequence ATGATGCTTAACAATAAAGAAATCGTCAGAGAACTGTACGCAGCCGGGGAGGGTAGCGGGAAAGACATCGCGAAGTTTGTCTCCTTCTTCTCGGAAGAGGGATATATGTGCGACATTCCTACAGGATTGAAGTTGCGCGGGCAGGCTATTGGCGATGCGATCGACGCCTTCGCAAGTGCATTTCCTGATGTTCACCGCGAGCTATTCAACATCTATGTCGCGGAGAATGTTGTTGTCGTCGAGCTCGCCATTCGGGGGACGCATAAAGGTGAACTCACACTTGCCTCAGGGACTGTCGCTCCAACGGGCAAGGCGATAGATGTTCCATGCTGCGACGTTTTTCATCTGGAACGTGGAAAGGTTATATCCTTTAATTGCTACAACGCGGCTTCCGTAATGCAGCAACAACTTGGCCTTGCCAGTCTGCATGGAAGGCCAGTTTAG
- a CDS encoding alpha/beta fold hydrolase produces MKKRIRLALAAIAITLALPCLAQAAEFPVPAGFKSEFKTIDGVKLHYVKGGSGPLVYLVHGFGQAWYEWHSLMPELAKTHTVVAVDLPGLGESEPPKTSYTGTDVSKYLFALATQLSGNQPFDLVAHDIGIWNTYPMAVTHQSQIRKLVYMEAPIPDKRIYDFPAFSPQGESLVWHFSFFAAGNQLAEKLITGHEKLFLSHFIKEHATNKEAFTPELLDLYAKSYAKPHTLNASFEYYRALNQSVAENVELSKTSLNMPVLAIGGGGHGGMGQFQVDQMKEYATNVQGQVLPNCGHWLPEECSAELNPLVVKFLNN; encoded by the coding sequence ATGAAAAAGCGCATTAGATTGGCCCTCGCCGCAATCGCAATCACCCTGGCTTTGCCATGCTTGGCTCAAGCGGCAGAGTTTCCTGTTCCAGCGGGATTCAAGAGTGAATTCAAAACCATAGACGGCGTCAAACTCCACTATGTGAAGGGCGGTTCCGGGCCTTTGGTTTACCTGGTCCACGGATTTGGTCAAGCCTGGTATGAGTGGCACAGCTTGATGCCCGAACTCGCGAAGACTCACACCGTCGTTGCGGTGGATTTACCGGGCCTGGGCGAGTCGGAACCGCCCAAGACCAGTTACACCGGCACTGACGTCTCGAAATATCTGTTCGCCCTCGCGACTCAGCTAAGCGGCAACCAGCCGTTTGACTTGGTTGCGCATGACATCGGTATCTGGAACACCTATCCCATGGCAGTAACCCACCAAAGTCAGATAAGGAAACTGGTGTACATGGAGGCACCGATTCCCGACAAGCGTATTTACGATTTCCCGGCATTCTCACCGCAGGGAGAGTCACTGGTCTGGCATTTCAGCTTCTTTGCTGCTGGCAACCAATTGGCCGAAAAGTTGATTACAGGGCATGAAAAGTTGTTCCTCTCGCACTTCATCAAAGAACACGCGACCAACAAGGAGGCCTTTACGCCTGAGCTGCTCGATCTTTATGCCAAGTCATACGCCAAGCCCCATACACTGAACGCGTCGTTCGAATACTACCGAGCGCTTAACCAATCGGTCGCTGAAAACGTCGAGCTGTCGAAGACCTCCCTGAACATGCCCGTGCTGGCAATCGGAGGTGGAGGGCACGGAGGAATGGGGCAGTTTCAAGTGGATCAGATGAAAGAGTACGCGACCAATGTACAAGGCCAAGTCTTGCCCAATTGTGGGCACTGGTTGCCGGAGGAGTGCTCCGCTGAATTGAATCCTCTGGTGGTCAAATTCTTGAATAACTGA
- a CDS encoding MFS transporter — translation MTTDERQSEKLPLGALLALAMTGFICIVTETLPAGLLPEIGSGLGVSASLAGQMVTVYALGSLLAAIPLTIATQSWRRRTVLLVTIVGFLAFNSLTALSSDYWVTLIARFFAGVSAGLAWSLIAGYARRMVAPHMQGRALAVAMVGTPIALSLGVPMGTWLGGFMGWRMAFGLMSGMTLVLIVWVLIKVPDYPGQSSSQRMPLRQVFFTPGVRSVLAVVFTWMLAHNILYTYVAPFVSKAGLNSDVDLVLLTFGVAALASIWLTGRLVDRHLRTTVLASLATFAAVSIFLGVFSGSVAAIYVGVFIWGLTFGGAATLLQTALADAAGKGSDVALSMNVVVWNSAIAGGGLLGGVLLGQWGASAFPGVLLALLLISLAIAFRARVHGFPQGQRHTTQAIHSH, via the coding sequence ATGACTACAGATGAACGACAGAGCGAAAAACTTCCGCTTGGGGCATTACTTGCACTGGCAATGACGGGTTTCATTTGCATTGTCACCGAGACCTTGCCTGCGGGCTTGCTGCCCGAAATAGGCAGTGGCCTGGGTGTCTCTGCGTCTCTGGCCGGACAGATGGTGACTGTCTATGCGTTGGGGTCGTTGCTGGCGGCAATCCCGCTGACCATTGCCACGCAAAGCTGGCGCCGCAGAACGGTACTGCTGGTGACCATTGTCGGCTTCCTGGCATTCAACTCCCTCACGGCACTGTCTTCCGATTACTGGGTGACGCTGATTGCACGGTTTTTCGCTGGGGTTTCAGCGGGGCTGGCCTGGAGCCTTATCGCGGGCTATGCACGGCGCATGGTCGCCCCACATATGCAGGGGCGCGCATTGGCGGTGGCGATGGTGGGTACGCCCATCGCGTTGTCGTTGGGTGTGCCGATGGGAACCTGGCTGGGTGGATTCATGGGCTGGCGCATGGCCTTTGGATTGATGTCCGGCATGACCCTGGTATTGATCGTTTGGGTGCTGATCAAAGTACCGGATTACCCAGGCCAATCATCCTCACAGCGCATGCCGTTACGTCAGGTGTTTTTCACCCCAGGCGTCCGCTCGGTATTGGCTGTCGTCTTCACCTGGATGCTGGCCCACAACATTCTTTACACCTATGTCGCACCCTTCGTTTCCAAGGCTGGGCTGAACAGTGACGTCGATTTGGTACTGCTCACATTTGGCGTCGCGGCGCTTGCCAGCATCTGGCTAACGGGCCGACTGGTTGACCGGCACCTGCGAACAACCGTGCTGGCCAGCCTTGCAACATTCGCCGCGGTTTCGATTTTCCTCGGAGTGTTCTCAGGCTCCGTCGCGGCCATTTACGTGGGTGTCTTCATTTGGGGGCTGACCTTTGGTGGCGCGGCCACTCTGCTGCAAACAGCACTCGCCGATGCCGCAGGCAAGGGCTCTGACGTTGCGCTCTCCATGAACGTAGTGGTCTGGAACAGCGCTATTGCCGGCGGTGGACTGCTGGGTGGCGTGTTACTCGGCCAATGGGGAGCAAGTGCATTTCCTGGCGTATTGCTGGCGTTGCTATTGATCAGCCTGGCCATTGCATTTCGGGCGCGGGTGCATGGTTTTCCGCAAGGTCAGCGGCACACCACCCAGGCGATCCACAGTCATTGA